Proteins from a genomic interval of Nostoc sp. TCL240-02:
- the dxr gene encoding 1-deoxy-D-xylulose-5-phosphate reductoisomerase: MKAITLVGSTGSIGTQTLDIVTQYPDQFRIVGLAAGNNVEMLAAQIRQFRPKIAAICSEEKLPALKEAIIDLDPQPILLAGEAGVIEVARYGDAQTVVTGIVGCAGLLPTIAAIEAGKDIALANKETLIAGAPVVLPLVEKHGVKLLPADSEHSAIFQCLQGVPKSGLRKILLTASGGAFRDWDVEKLADVTVADALKHPNWSMGRKITVDSATLMNKGLEVIEAHFLFGLDYDNIEIVIHPQSIIHSLIELQDTSVLAQLGWPDMRLPLLYALSWPDRIYTNWERLDLVKAGNLTFREPDHQKYPCMQLAYAVGKAGGSMPAVLNAANEQAVSLFLDEKIRFLDIPRCIEWVCDRHQNDHRVNPSLDDILAADKWARQEVLTATEKLETHSQIISLR, from the coding sequence GTGAAAGCGATTACTCTTGTTGGTTCCACTGGTTCTATCGGTACTCAGACTTTAGATATTGTCACTCAGTACCCAGATCAGTTTCGGATTGTGGGATTGGCAGCTGGGAACAATGTAGAAATGTTAGCTGCTCAAATTCGGCAGTTTCGACCGAAAATAGCAGCAATTTGCTCAGAAGAGAAATTACCAGCGCTCAAAGAAGCTATCATTGACCTCGATCCCCAACCGATTCTCCTGGCTGGCGAGGCTGGAGTGATAGAAGTCGCCCGCTACGGTGATGCTCAAACCGTTGTTACTGGGATCGTTGGTTGTGCTGGTTTGCTACCCACGATCGCAGCCATTGAAGCTGGTAAAGATATTGCCTTAGCGAACAAAGAAACCCTGATTGCTGGGGCTCCTGTGGTTCTACCCCTAGTCGAAAAACATGGTGTAAAATTACTCCCAGCCGATTCTGAACATTCCGCAATCTTTCAATGTCTCCAAGGTGTACCAAAATCTGGCTTGCGAAAAATCTTGCTCACTGCATCTGGTGGGGCTTTCCGCGACTGGGATGTAGAAAAGTTGGCAGATGTAACTGTTGCAGATGCTCTCAAGCATCCTAATTGGTCGATGGGGCGTAAAATCACGGTAGACTCTGCTACTTTGATGAATAAAGGACTGGAAGTAATTGAGGCTCACTTCCTGTTTGGGTTGGATTATGACAATATCGAAATTGTTATTCATCCCCAGAGCATTATTCACTCGCTGATTGAACTGCAAGATACTTCCGTTTTAGCCCAACTCGGTTGGCCGGATATGCGCTTACCTTTACTGTATGCCCTATCTTGGCCTGATCGCATCTACACCAACTGGGAACGACTAGATTTAGTCAAAGCTGGAAACTTAACCTTCCGGGAACCAGATCACCAAAAGTATCCTTGTATGCAGTTGGCTTATGCTGTGGGTAAAGCTGGTGGTTCCATGCCAGCTGTGTTGAATGCCGCCAATGAGCAAGCTGTGTCTTTATTTTTAGATGAAAAAATTCGCTTTTTAGATATTCCTCGGTGTATCGAATGGGTGTGCGATCGCCATCAAAATGATCACCGTGTTAATCCCTCTTTAGATGACATTTTGGCAGCAGATAAATGGGCAAGACAAGAAGTTTTAACAGCGACTGAAAAGTTAGAGACTCACTCGCAGATAATTTCTCTGCGATAA
- a CDS encoding thioesterase family protein, protein MSQEKPSQPKLPPTTALDNPSSHEFGNWFEYPLRVQPHHTDYSGVVWHGSYVAWMEEARIECLRSIGIEFADLVAIGCDLPVVELSLRYHRSMQLGMAVVVKTRMAEVTGVRINWDYAIVSTDGQQLYVTAKVTLVALDRERGKIMRQLPPSFKDALAKISALNND, encoded by the coding sequence ATGTCACAAGAAAAACCCAGCCAACCAAAATTACCACCCACCACCGCCCTTGACAATCCATCAAGTCATGAATTTGGGAATTGGTTTGAATATCCTCTGAGGGTGCAACCCCACCACACTGATTATTCTGGTGTTGTATGGCACGGTTCTTATGTAGCTTGGATGGAAGAAGCGCGGATTGAATGCTTACGATCTATAGGGATTGAATTTGCTGATTTAGTTGCGATAGGTTGCGATTTACCAGTTGTAGAACTATCGTTGCGTTATCATCGTTCAATGCAATTGGGTATGGCAGTGGTAGTAAAAACGCGCATGGCCGAGGTAACTGGTGTCAGAATTAATTGGGATTATGCCATTGTTTCAACTGATGGACAACAATTGTATGTTACTGCCAAAGTGACTTTAGTCGCTTTAGATCGCGAAAGAGGCAAGATTATGCGTCAGTTACCGCCGAGTTTTAAGGATGCATTAGCCAAGATTTCAGCATTAAATAATGATTGA
- a CDS encoding CHAT domain-containing protein, translated as MQPNLRYVSLITLTILSLLGFGMVYPDNNQVGTNTRLRYNSGEKAQALPQNNQLLEIERLNEEAIKESRQGQSQEALQRLQQALAITRERGERSWEAVTFNNIGRIYQSQRKYPEALQSYQQALLINRELGDLVRLGKTYSNIGYLFDIQNQPELAIFFYKHCLINREKARLNPSALSAPQQNAYSITVSQTYRILGERLLKQERIAEAQRTMDLLKVEELEEYLQTVPGNQRTAKGINIAATEKPIKQKLDQTLDNAVVLGKELTTLRKISPKERSLEQKQRIEKLVLNQQQLLDKFNEFINSPSVKAQIEQISRTARRQNLDLENLNELRDNLARLPQKSAILYPLILKDSLELVLVTPESPPIHRTVAVKRENLHQTIATFRQALINPSRNIKAPARQLYDWLIKPIEKDLKQSDTQTLIYAPDEQLRYIPLTALYDGKQWLVQRLGVNHITSASLTNLNTPQESTLRVLAGAFTKGNYQIKVGNRQVAFAGLPFATQEVENLAATIPETTKLLDEAFSPKVAVPQMDDYTIVHLATHAAFVVGKPEDSFILFGNGDRVNLRNVATWSLPHVDLVVLSACETGLGGKLGNGEEILGFGYQMQQTGARAAIASLWSVDDGGTQALMSAFYGILTTDKFTKAETLRQAQVSLITGDWKIRSHNVPVAAVSNFSHPYYWASFILIGNGL; from the coding sequence ATGCAGCCTAATCTCCGGTATGTTAGTCTTATTACTTTAACTATACTTAGTTTACTCGGTTTTGGGATGGTATACCCAGACAATAACCAGGTAGGCACAAATACAAGGTTGAGATACAACTCTGGAGAAAAAGCTCAAGCTTTACCCCAGAATAATCAGCTTTTAGAAATTGAAAGGCTCAATGAAGAAGCTATCAAAGAATCTCGGCAAGGTCAATCGCAAGAAGCGTTGCAGAGATTACAACAAGCACTAGCCATTACTAGAGAACGTGGAGAGCGCTCTTGGGAAGCGGTAACATTCAATAACATCGGCAGAATCTACCAAAGTCAAAGAAAGTATCCTGAAGCACTTCAATCCTATCAGCAAGCTCTATTAATTAATAGAGAACTTGGGGATCTCGTTCGACTTGGCAAAACCTACAGTAACATAGGTTACTTATTTGATATTCAAAATCAACCAGAGTTAGCAATTTTTTTCTACAAGCATTGCTTAATTAATCGTGAAAAAGCTCGCTTGAATCCATCAGCACTGAGTGCGCCACAACAAAATGCTTACAGCATAACTGTTAGCCAGACATATCGTATTTTGGGTGAACGATTGCTCAAACAAGAGCGTATTGCTGAAGCACAAAGGACGATGGATTTACTCAAAGTTGAAGAACTAGAAGAATATCTCCAGACTGTGCCAGGTAATCAACGTACTGCCAAAGGTATTAATATAGCGGCAACAGAAAAACCAATTAAACAAAAGTTGGATCAAACCCTTGATAATGCTGTTGTACTGGGTAAAGAACTAACAACACTACGGAAAATTTCTCCCAAAGAGCGATCGCTCGAACAGAAACAACGCATCGAGAAATTAGTATTAAATCAACAGCAACTTTTGGATAAATTTAACGAATTTATCAATAGTCCTTCAGTGAAAGCACAGATAGAGCAAATTAGCCGTACAGCTAGGCGGCAAAATTTGGATTTGGAGAATCTCAACGAACTTCGGGATAATTTGGCGAGATTGCCTCAAAAATCTGCAATCCTCTATCCACTGATTTTAAAAGATAGCTTGGAATTGGTATTAGTCACTCCTGAATCTCCACCAATTCATCGCACCGTTGCTGTAAAACGCGAAAACCTCCATCAAACAATTGCTACTTTCCGCCAAGCTTTAATCAATCCCAGCCGGAATATCAAAGCACCTGCACGCCAATTATATGACTGGCTAATTAAACCTATAGAAAAAGACCTGAAGCAATCAGATACACAAACTCTGATTTATGCTCCAGATGAGCAGTTACGCTATATTCCTTTAACTGCTTTATATGATGGCAAACAATGGCTAGTGCAGCGTTTGGGTGTCAATCACATTACATCTGCCAGTCTGACTAACTTAAATACCCCACAAGAATCTACTTTGCGGGTTTTAGCTGGTGCTTTTACTAAGGGTAATTATCAAATTAAAGTTGGGAATCGACAGGTTGCTTTTGCTGGTTTGCCCTTTGCAACGCAGGAAGTGGAAAACTTAGCTGCTACGATTCCTGAAACTACGAAGCTTTTAGACGAAGCTTTTAGCCCTAAAGTTGCTGTACCCCAAATGGATGATTATACAATTGTCCATTTAGCGACTCATGCAGCCTTTGTGGTGGGTAAACCAGAAGATTCGTTTATTTTATTTGGGAATGGCGATCGCGTTAACTTGAGAAATGTTGCCACTTGGTCGCTCCCCCATGTAGATTTGGTAGTTTTAAGCGCCTGTGAAACCGGCTTAGGAGGCAAGTTAGGTAACGGTGAGGAAATTTTGGGCTTTGGCTATCAGATGCAACAAACTGGCGCAAGAGCCGCGATCGCCTCGTTGTGGTCTGTAGATGATGGTGGTACGCAAGCGCTCATGAGTGCTTTTTATGGTATACTCACCACTGATAAGTTTACTAAAGCTGAAACCTTACGACAAGCTCAAGTCTCATTAATTACTGGAGACTGGAAAATAAGAAGCCACAATGTACCCGTGGCAGCAGTTAGTAATTTTAGTCACCCGTACTACTGGGCATCCTTTATTTTAATTGGCAATGGACTTTAG
- a CDS encoding DUF1815 family protein, which produces MFLRLAHQHRQFVQDLVMNLQALAVVLERRGYPASCYTCGDQMNSASFMVSLGDNHLIRFLVSDYGITWTEMRDDRELMKLEGAEAISQLDELADLVKQSMQTDTGSKILAKKY; this is translated from the coding sequence GTGTTTCTGAGACTAGCACATCAACATCGGCAATTCGTCCAAGACTTGGTAATGAACCTGCAAGCCTTGGCGGTTGTATTAGAGCGGCGCGGGTATCCTGCGTCCTGTTACACCTGCGGCGACCAAATGAATAGTGCATCATTTATGGTTAGCTTGGGTGATAACCACCTAATTCGGTTTCTGGTGTCCGATTACGGGATTACTTGGACGGAAATGCGGGATGACCGCGAATTAATGAAGCTAGAAGGCGCAGAGGCAATTAGCCAACTGGACGAACTAGCCGATCTTGTCAAGCAATCTATGCAAACCGATACAGGTTCTAAAATTCTTGCCAAGAAATATTAA
- a CDS encoding response regulator gives MLPEQQQRILGYFIEEARDHLNTIEQGLLNLEGTLNDPEMISEVFRAAHSIKGGAAMLGLTSIQHTSHRLEDCFKVLKDNPVQIDQKLESLFLGVSDTLKSLLEHLSGPYGLSEDAANTLMSETEPVFQWLYEHLELLVQQGKSGVSSNSDATELHTTSVENVSTLTELFLRRDIPSLAEDTYQESPEISVSVAPQQVRDVNAARDARGLANAARSPVTSKEHNDWGEFQAQVLQTLREMLQLFKQTTTPSTRQNLQQCCYQLVKLGETWNLSKWCGLCQAAASAIGNPENSYLTLAKIVITEIKQAQELVLQGREAEIAISQQLEALLSLAEIELLEVPLDLFDESAVLTESSIASESILLGNTEQLDLAQTTQALNLDEDTSDRAALASPGTSGYANVFDERSYLQQGTPLNAATHTSFAFTTHDEAHPISNNLDPNGPEVGIAELNTLADLFAGETPELDESWHQEETLDIVDSDDFGIDFSSTDAEDTHSDLSDLLSFDQAATTATTEDLSLLFGDNFLEKETLESQSQQISATTLELSDINILDINLDSSSTDLQEFIDISSETNQTTSVNKNDIVEDLLTLALDDNTKILPTGEVTQPETETFASVELSTNQPNSFDNLFSENRNANWVEAITPNDYIELSQETGLSSDNLFAEMEEEILLPTSEPEIGDLFDISTVTTPEFSQSENDLTSFWNQESTEEQDEFNSLIDQNVERALEESLFATTDDIFADSQQPIPPPIASFGFEELDINFQHEEQLDLIFSSDSGDDLFDELAPSDSTIFPVISDTSTPETSLFVQHPREEILRPQQPEALDFAPEFTHQPPEISAVDLEIDSFGSFDENPQLLFEDAVTDSSYIQRETTENTVDELSLTETLDSDQAQPDNLFGSFNENPQLLFEDAVTDSTYIQMETTENTVDELSLTETLDSDQAQTDKLFGSFDENPQLLFEDAVTDSSYIQMETTENTVDELSLTETLDSDQAQPDKLFGSFDENPQLLFEDVVTDSTYIDSTYIQMETTENTVDELSTETSLDISFGETSDSSQTNLEVLGTDENNNSEAAFELPESTDLEDTELSFVNDLLFTGTALLEAKNQVKEESAATSQDVDDFTQTVIQEDVETALYDLEETSESITVSEEENAIAASTEEFVTTETVEVFAPDDDFADLEALLGEEVALNLKATSIPEVDFAALEELLGTDNDSNAYDGLRQPLNTQPVLAKNDVPSPAIDEFGDLEKLLAEADQTISHSPAAKSNTSKPPRPSTRRAARFEETMKVPVKQLDDMSNLVGELVVNRNTLEQDHERLRQSLDNLLIQVQQLSDVGARMQELYERSLLEASLLAGRKTKDSGLQSSDSNADRGFSELEMDRFTPFHTLSQQMIERIVRVRESASDIDFVTEETERVARQFRQVTTQLQEGLTRARMVPFAQTIDRWRRGVRDNAIKCGKQVELVIEGGDTLIDKMILDHLTDPLTHMLNNAIAHGIETPEERQAVGKPPVGIITIRAFHQGNQTIISVGDDGAGIDSAKVKAKAVKIGMITEAQAKAMSRLEVYDLLFQSGFTIKDQADEISGRGVGMDVVRSEISEIRGTVNTDSAIGKGTTFTIRLPLTLSICKALCCVSDRSRIAFPMDGVEDTLDIPVKNIQHDANGQSFISWRDTVLPFRPLKELLTFNRQISRGNVYGGTRDDDMVSVVVVRSANTLIALQIDLVLSEQEIVIKQFEGPAPKPIGVAGATVLGDGRIMPIADVLEIIDIFQGRISTQMGGNSWQQKGVPEDTSPAKIDPTVLIVDDSITVRELLSLTFNKAGYRVEQARDGQEAWDKLRSGLPCDIVFCDIEMPRCDGLELLSRIQKDSNLNHLPIAMLTSRGADKHRQIAAQLGASGYFTKPYLEEALLEAAARMLKGEKLVSTTSNI, from the coding sequence ATGCTGCCGGAACAACAACAGCGGATTTTGGGTTACTTTATCGAAGAAGCCAGGGATCACCTGAATACCATTGAGCAGGGGCTACTGAATTTAGAAGGTACCCTGAACGACCCGGAAATGATCAGTGAAGTCTTCCGGGCAGCTCACTCCATCAAAGGAGGAGCGGCGATGCTTGGATTAACTAGCATCCAGCATACCTCCCACCGTCTGGAAGATTGTTTTAAAGTTCTTAAAGATAATCCGGTTCAGATTGACCAAAAGTTAGAGTCTTTATTTCTTGGTGTATCTGATACCCTGAAATCGCTGTTAGAGCATTTGAGCGGGCCTTACGGTCTTTCTGAAGATGCAGCGAATACTTTGATGTCAGAAACGGAGCCAGTCTTTCAATGGCTGTATGAACATCTAGAACTACTTGTCCAACAAGGAAAAAGTGGGGTATCTAGCAATTCTGACGCAACAGAACTACACACAACCTCTGTAGAGAATGTCTCCACACTTACAGAACTTTTCCTGCGGCGAGATATTCCTAGCTTGGCAGAAGACACCTATCAGGAATCTCCAGAAATATCTGTCTCAGTAGCACCTCAGCAGGTTCGAGACGTTAACGCTGCGAGAGACGCTCGCGGACTCGCTAACGCTGCGCGATCGCCAGTCACCTCTAAAGAACATAATGATTGGGGCGAGTTTCAAGCCCAAGTGCTGCAAACACTGCGGGAAATGTTGCAACTGTTTAAGCAAACTACAACACCTTCAACTCGGCAAAACCTTCAACAATGCTGTTACCAGTTAGTCAAACTTGGTGAGACTTGGAATTTATCCAAGTGGTGTGGTTTGTGTCAAGCAGCAGCCAGTGCGATCGGCAATCCTGAAAATAGTTATCTGACTTTAGCTAAAATTGTCATTACCGAAATCAAGCAAGCTCAAGAACTAGTCCTGCAAGGTAGAGAAGCCGAAATTGCAATTAGTCAGCAACTAGAAGCACTTTTGAGCTTGGCAGAAATTGAGTTGTTAGAAGTTCCTCTTGATTTGTTTGATGAATCTGCGGTTTTGACAGAATCATCAATTGCGTCAGAGTCAATTTTATTAGGTAACACCGAGCAGTTAGACTTAGCGCAGACAACTCAAGCACTTAATCTAGACGAGGACACTAGCGATCGCGCAGCGTTAGCGAGTCCAGGAACGTCTGGCTACGCCAACGTCTTTGACGAACGCTCATATCTTCAACAAGGGACACCACTCAACGCTGCAACTCACACTAGTTTTGCTTTCACCACACATGACGAAGCACATCCAATCAGTAACAATCTTGACCCCAATGGTCCAGAGGTAGGAATAGCTGAGTTAAATACCCTTGCCGATTTATTTGCAGGTGAGACTCCCGAACTAGATGAAAGTTGGCATCAAGAAGAAACCTTAGATATTGTTGACAGCGATGATTTTGGAATTGACTTCAGCAGCACTGACGCTGAAGATACTCATAGCGATTTGTCCGATTTACTCTCCTTTGATCAAGCCGCAACTACAGCCACGACAGAAGATTTATCCCTGTTGTTTGGCGACAATTTCTTAGAAAAAGAGACTTTAGAATCGCAAAGTCAACAAATATCTGCTACGACTTTAGAGTTGAGTGATATTAACATACTTGATATAAATTTAGATTCTTCTTCCACAGATTTACAAGAATTTATTGATATTTCTAGTGAGACAAACCAAACTACTAGTGTTAACAAAAATGATATAGTTGAAGATTTATTGACGCTGGCACTAGATGATAATACAAAAATATTGCCTACAGGCGAAGTAACTCAACCAGAAACTGAGACATTCGCCAGTGTGGAACTATCGACAAACCAACCAAACAGTTTTGATAACTTATTCTCAGAAAATAGAAATGCAAATTGGGTAGAAGCAATTACCCCTAATGACTATATAGAATTATCCCAGGAAACAGGCTTGTCTTCGGACAATCTGTTTGCTGAAATGGAAGAAGAGATACTACTGCCTACAAGCGAACCAGAAATTGGTGATTTATTTGATATATCTACGGTAACAACACCTGAATTTTCTCAATCAGAAAACGATCTGACTAGCTTCTGGAATCAGGAAAGTACAGAGGAACAGGACGAATTCAATTCCTTAATTGATCAGAATGTAGAAAGGGCGTTAGAAGAGAGTTTGTTTGCTACGACTGATGATATTTTTGCCGACAGTCAGCAACCTATACCTCCTCCTATAGCCAGTTTTGGCTTTGAAGAATTGGATATCAATTTCCAGCACGAAGAACAGCTAGATTTGATATTCTCATCAGATTCTGGAGATGATTTATTTGATGAGTTAGCACCGAGTGACTCAACTATTTTCCCGGTAATCAGCGATACGTCCACGCCGGAAACGTCTTTGTTCGTGCAGCATCCAAGGGAAGAAATTCTCAGGCCGCAACAACCAGAAGCTTTAGATTTTGCTCCAGAATTTACTCATCAGCCCCCAGAAATATCTGCTGTCGATCTGGAAATTGATTCATTTGGCTCTTTCGATGAAAATCCACAACTGTTGTTTGAAGATGCAGTTACAGATTCCAGCTATATTCAGAGGGAAACCACAGAGAATACTGTGGATGAACTATCTCTGACAGAAACGTTAGATTCTGACCAAGCACAGCCAGATAATTTGTTCGGCTCTTTCAATGAAAATCCACAACTGCTGTTTGAAGATGCAGTTACCGATTCCACCTATATTCAGATGGAAACCACAGAGAATACTGTGGATGAACTATCTCTGACAGAAACGTTAGATTCTGACCAAGCACAGACAGATAAATTGTTCGGCTCTTTCGATGAAAATCCACAACTGTTGTTTGAAGATGCAGTTACAGATTCCAGCTATATTCAGATGGAAACCACAGAGAATACTGTGGATGAACTATCTCTGACAGAAACGTTAGATTCTGACCAAGCACAGCCAGATAAATTGTTCGGCTCTTTCGATGAAAATCCACAACTGTTGTTTGAAGATGTAGTTACCGATTCCACCTATATCGATTCCACCTATATTCAGATGGAAACCACAGAGAATACTGTGGATGAACTATCTACAGAAACTTCTTTAGATATTAGTTTTGGTGAAACTTCAGATTCAAGCCAGACAAACTTAGAAGTTTTAGGAACTGATGAGAACAATAACTCAGAAGCTGCTTTTGAATTACCAGAAAGCACAGATTTGGAAGATACAGAACTGAGTTTTGTAAATGATTTATTGTTTACAGGAACTGCTCTGTTAGAAGCAAAAAACCAGGTAAAAGAAGAAAGTGCGGCAACATCGCAAGATGTCGATGACTTTACACAAACAGTTATTCAGGAAGATGTAGAAACCGCTTTATATGATTTAGAAGAGACATCTGAATCTATAACAGTGTCGGAAGAAGAAAATGCTATTGCTGCCTCAACTGAAGAATTTGTAACTACAGAAACCGTTGAAGTATTTGCTCCAGATGATGATTTTGCAGACTTGGAAGCATTACTGGGAGAGGAAGTAGCGCTTAACCTCAAAGCTACCTCAATACCAGAAGTAGATTTTGCAGCGCTAGAAGAATTGCTCGGTACAGATAACGACAGTAATGCTTACGACGGGCTACGCCAACCCCTCAATACTCAACCAGTCTTGGCGAAAAATGACGTTCCATCACCAGCTATAGATGAATTTGGTGACTTGGAGAAGTTGTTGGCAGAAGCGGATCAAACAATATCCCATTCACCAGCAGCAAAATCGAACACCAGCAAACCTCCCCGTCCCTCTACTCGTCGGGCTGCAAGATTTGAAGAAACGATGAAGGTTCCAGTTAAGCAACTGGACGATATGAGTAATTTAGTCGGTGAGTTGGTGGTAAATCGCAATACCTTAGAGCAAGATCATGAACGCCTGCGGCAGTCATTAGATAATTTGCTGATTCAGGTACAACAACTCTCGGATGTGGGCGCAAGGATGCAAGAGTTGTACGAGCGATCGCTTTTAGAAGCCTCTCTATTAGCTGGACGCAAAACGAAAGACTCCGGCTTACAATCGTCTGATTCCAATGCTGATAGGGGTTTTAGCGAGTTAGAAATGGATCGTTTTACTCCCTTCCATACACTCTCTCAGCAAATGATTGAGCGCATTGTACGAGTGCGTGAGTCAGCTAGCGACATTGATTTTGTCACCGAAGAAACTGAGCGAGTAGCAAGGCAATTCCGCCAAGTAACCACCCAGCTACAAGAGGGGCTAACAAGAGCGCGAATGGTTCCTTTTGCCCAAACTATCGATCGCTGGCGGCGAGGAGTGCGCGACAACGCCATCAAGTGTGGCAAACAAGTGGAGTTGGTAATTGAAGGTGGCGATACCTTAATTGACAAGATGATTTTGGATCATTTAACCGATCCATTGACTCACATGTTGAATAATGCGATCGCTCACGGTATTGAAACGCCAGAAGAAAGACAAGCTGTTGGTAAGCCACCCGTGGGAATCATTACTATCCGTGCCTTCCACCAAGGCAACCAAACGATCATTTCTGTAGGCGATGATGGCGCAGGCATAGATTCCGCCAAGGTTAAGGCTAAGGCAGTGAAGATTGGCATGATTACAGAAGCCCAAGCAAAAGCCATGTCTCGCCTGGAAGTTTACGATCTGCTATTCCAGTCTGGTTTTACGATCAAAGACCAAGCAGATGAAATTTCGGGTCGTGGTGTGGGTATGGATGTAGTGCGTTCCGAGATTAGCGAAATTCGGGGGACAGTGAACACCGATTCTGCGATCGGCAAGGGAACTACCTTCACTATTCGTCTACCACTGACTCTGAGTATTTGTAAAGCTCTCTGCTGTGTTTCCGATCGCTCCAGGATCGCCTTCCCGATGGACGGTGTAGAAGATACGCTCGATATTCCAGTGAAAAATATTCAGCATGATGCCAATGGACAATCATTTATTTCTTGGCGCGATACAGTACTGCCATTCCGACCTTTGAAGGAGCTTTTAACTTTCAATCGCCAAATCAGTCGCGGTAATGTCTATGGGGGTACGCGAGATGATGACATGGTTTCTGTGGTCGTGGTGCGATCGGCAAACACCTTGATTGCTCTACAGATTGACCTGGTGTTAAGCGAACAAGAAATTGTAATTAAGCAATTCGAAGGGCCAGCACCTAAGCCCATTGGTGTAGCTGGTGCTACAGTCTTGGGTGATGGTCGGATTATGCCTATTGCTGATGTGCTGGAAATCATTGATATCTTCCAGGGACGGATTTCTACACAAATGGGTGGCAATTCTTGGCAACAGAAAGGGGTTCCTGAAGACACCTCTCCTGCGAAGATTGACCCGACAGTGTTAATCGTAGATGATTCGATTACAGTCCGAGAATTGCTATCCCTGACATTTAACAAAGCAGGTTATCGCGTAGAACAGGCGCGTGACGGCCAAGAAGCTTGGGATAAACTCCGCTCCGGTCTGCCTTGCGATATCGTATTTTGCGACATTGAAATGCCCCGTTGCGATGGTCTGGAGTTACTCTCTCGCATTCAGAAAGACTCTAATCTCAACCACCTACCGATCGCTATGCTCACCTCACGGGGTGCAGACAAGCACAGACAAATTGCCGCTCAACTCGGTGCTAGTGGCTACTTTACCAAGCCCTATCTCGAAGAAGCTCTCCTCGAAGCGGCGGCGCGAATGTTAAAAGGGGAAAAACTTGTTAGCACTACGAGTAATATTTAG